From the genome of Amycolatopsis sp. NBC_01488, one region includes:
- a CDS encoding TVP38/TMEM64 family protein: MSGRTKLIVALAVVALFAAAAVLLPIPGPADLRAWAAATGPATPLVLFVAYSLLTVAPIPRTVFNLAAGLLVGTAAGIAIGLVATTVAAGLSFGLARLLGRDLVTRHLHRSAVKTVNDRLSDGGVLAITSLRLIPVVPFAPFSYLCGVSSVRPAPYLAGTLLGSVPGTVAVVVLGDALTGDTPPALLACYGVFALAGAIGLVKVFKKRAPAEPEPAGPAG, encoded by the coding sequence GTGTCCGGCCGCACCAAGCTGATCGTCGCGCTCGCCGTCGTCGCCCTGTTCGCGGCGGCCGCGGTGCTGCTGCCGATCCCCGGTCCGGCCGACCTGCGCGCCTGGGCCGCCGCCACCGGGCCCGCGACGCCGCTCGTGCTGTTCGTCGCGTACTCGCTGCTCACCGTCGCGCCGATCCCGCGCACCGTGTTCAACCTGGCCGCCGGGCTGCTGGTCGGCACCGCGGCCGGGATCGCCATCGGCCTGGTCGCCACCACCGTCGCGGCCGGCCTCTCCTTCGGCCTGGCCCGGCTGCTCGGGCGCGACCTGGTCACCCGGCACCTGCACCGATCGGCCGTGAAGACCGTCAACGACCGGCTCTCCGACGGCGGCGTCCTCGCGATCACCTCGCTGCGGCTGATCCCGGTGGTGCCGTTCGCGCCGTTCAGCTACCTCTGCGGCGTGTCGTCGGTGCGGCCGGCCCCGTACCTGGCGGGTACCCTGCTCGGCAGCGTGCCCGGCACCGTCGCCGTGGTGGTCCTCGGCGACGCCCTGACCGGCGACACGCCGCCCGCGCTGCTCGCCTGCTACGGGGTGTTCGCGCTGGCCGGGGCGATCGGGCTGGTCAAGGTGTTCAAGAAACGGGCACCGGCCGAACCGGAGCCCGCCGGACCGGCTGGCTGA